One region of Candidatus Palauibacter australiensis genomic DNA includes:
- a CDS encoding acetyl-CoA C-acyltransferase: MSDSDRIPVIVSAARLPTGRFMGGLSSLAAPDLGGLAISAAVDRAGVDPDEIDDVIMGNVVQAGVGQAPARQAAIRGGVPVTVPAVTVNKVCGSGLKAVMLAAQAIKAGDARVVVAGGMESMSNAPYLLRGHREGVKFGDRSLVDGLIHDGLWCAFGTCHMGGHAEYTAHKAGVSREDQDAYALGSHEKAIHAIDAGEFAAEVVPVHIETRRGTVTIDTDEPPRRGTSLEALGKLRPAFAGDAPPEVTEPSVTAGNAPGLNDGGAATVVTSEAYAAAHGLPILARIRAYSVGATAPRDLFFAPVAAVRKLMTLDGTVVADYGLVEMNEAFAVQCLADARELGLDLDRVNVRGGAIALGHPIGASGAKILTTLLHAMRDRDVERGMATLCLGGGNAVAMSVERR; encoded by the coding sequence ATGAGCGATAGCGACAGAATTCCGGTCATCGTTTCCGCCGCGCGGCTCCCCACGGGCCGCTTCATGGGCGGACTCTCCTCCCTCGCGGCCCCGGACCTCGGCGGTCTCGCGATCTCGGCGGCGGTCGACCGGGCCGGGGTCGACCCGGACGAGATCGACGACGTGATCATGGGGAATGTCGTGCAGGCGGGGGTCGGGCAGGCGCCCGCCCGCCAGGCGGCGATCCGCGGCGGGGTGCCCGTGACGGTCCCGGCCGTGACCGTGAACAAGGTCTGCGGCTCCGGCCTCAAGGCCGTCATGCTGGCGGCGCAGGCAATAAAGGCCGGTGACGCCCGGGTCGTGGTGGCCGGCGGGATGGAGTCGATGTCGAACGCCCCCTATCTCCTCCGGGGACACCGGGAGGGAGTGAAGTTCGGCGACCGGTCCCTCGTCGACGGACTCATACACGACGGGCTGTGGTGCGCCTTCGGTACCTGCCACATGGGCGGTCACGCCGAGTACACGGCCCACAAGGCGGGCGTGAGCCGGGAGGATCAGGATGCCTACGCGCTCGGCAGCCATGAGAAGGCGATCCACGCGATCGATGCAGGGGAATTCGCCGCGGAAGTCGTCCCCGTCCACATCGAGACCCGCAGGGGAACCGTGACCATCGACACGGACGAGCCGCCGCGGCGCGGCACGTCGCTCGAGGCGCTCGGGAAGCTCAGACCCGCCTTCGCGGGAGATGCCCCGCCGGAGGTGACCGAGCCCAGCGTCACGGCCGGGAACGCGCCCGGCCTCAACGATGGGGGCGCGGCCACGGTCGTCACGTCCGAAGCTTACGCCGCGGCGCACGGACTTCCGATCCTCGCACGGATCCGCGCCTATTCCGTCGGGGCGACCGCGCCCCGCGATCTCTTCTTCGCCCCCGTCGCCGCCGTGCGGAAGCTCATGACGCTCGACGGGACGGTCGTCGCCGACTACGGGCTCGTGGAGATGAACGAGGCGTTCGCCGTCCAGTGTCTTGCGGATGCCCGCGAACTGGGACTGGATCTCGATCGTGTGAACGTCCGCGGCGGGGCGATCGCTCTCGGCCACCCGATCGGCGCCTCGGGCGCGAAGATCCTCACGACGCTCCTCCATGCCATGCGGGACCGTGACGTCGAGCGGGGGATGGCCACCCTGTGTCTCGGCGGGGGCAACGCCGTCGCGATGAGCGTCGAGCGCCGGTGA
- a CDS encoding 3'-5' exonuclease yields MHFAPDGVLVREALRQLEDGPRSSVELVAQVLGMQGCPPAMARRLVAQLLDGVPEVARDGEGGDAWRLAAGGRRTRKPAARRLHDLRYAVVDVETNGGVAGGNGRVVEIAIVDVDRGAIGGCYSTLVDSGVAIPPWITRLTGIRTEMTHGAPSFSQICDRVRGHLRGRVFVAHNAAYDWGFLRAEMRRAGAGLPRGPRLCTVHMARRLLPGLERRGLDSVADYYGIEISERHRARGDAVATARILVRMLADAERRGWTTWPALRKALGPVPSPGRGGRRGRHSERHEHANDGMSDRHER; encoded by the coding sequence ATGCACTTCGCTCCCGATGGAGTGCTGGTGCGCGAGGCGTTGCGCCAGCTCGAGGACGGTCCTCGCTCGTCCGTGGAGTTGGTGGCCCAGGTGCTCGGCATGCAAGGGTGCCCGCCGGCCATGGCCCGCCGCCTCGTCGCACAGTTGCTCGACGGGGTTCCCGAGGTCGCCCGCGACGGGGAAGGCGGCGACGCATGGCGTTTGGCCGCGGGAGGGAGGCGGACCCGAAAGCCGGCGGCCCGGCGGCTGCACGACCTCCGATACGCGGTCGTGGATGTCGAGACGAACGGCGGCGTCGCGGGGGGGAACGGTCGGGTCGTCGAGATCGCGATCGTGGATGTAGATCGTGGCGCGATCGGGGGATGCTATTCGACGCTCGTGGATTCCGGCGTGGCCATTCCACCGTGGATCACGCGCCTCACCGGAATCCGCACGGAGATGACGCACGGAGCGCCGAGTTTCTCGCAGATCTGCGATCGGGTGCGCGGGCACCTGCGTGGCCGGGTTTTCGTCGCACATAACGCGGCGTACGATTGGGGCTTCCTGCGCGCCGAGATGCGGCGGGCGGGGGCCGGCCTCCCGCGCGGACCTCGCCTGTGCACGGTCCACATGGCGCGCCGACTGCTACCGGGACTCGAGCGTCGAGGCCTGGATTCGGTCGCTGACTACTACGGGATCGAGATCAGCGAGCGTCACCGCGCGCGAGGCGACGCGGTCGCGACGGCTCGTATCCTCGTCCGCATGCTCGCGGACGCGGAGCGCCGCGGCTGGACGACGTGGCCCGCGCTCCGCAAGGCTCTCGGGCCGGTTCCGTCACCCGGGCGCGGCGGGCGTCGGGGCCGGCATTCCGAACGGCACGAACACGCAAACGACGGCATGAGCGATAGGCATGAGCGATAG
- a CDS encoding SpoIIE family protein phosphatase, with protein MKDGEPARILVLSSRPDILQAVSDAAAEIDPSPEVRGLFGRPLTVLPTDLILVDIAEPRATMPYLHRRFGAASALVALIDGAWIDRLGSALGEDWTDYLFHPLNAAELGFVWQKHTSPAEAPDLNLDLDESGHIRVVFPSNVRYQRAVVERVVVACRHLADLDRETAFRLRVTLGEAVANAILYGSGDRAGAVVRVSAKADAEGLRVKVSDEGSGFDPDAVPDPVSAEGIGRPRGRGLFLLRKLADGVAFNETGNSVTLSFRGAPDPLVRIEPLLRRFAEVTGLRFRLDRLFEDGSQVLFDSWENDEAASPPPEIRETWPLGDAGRLRLVHEWASRGDAAATLLAGWIGAVAEGEQSRERLLARRLRRERVLAELEIARDLQLKLLPPPEDFRDLGRIAARCDPALSLGGDFYYLVRLTGGCLGVMLGDVSSHGPSAALIMARTLSAVVLATGVEAEPAAVLDAMHGQLRAALDATEMYMTLFYGVIDPGRGELRYANAGHPYAYLLGSDGIRRLAALDPPVGVAPVRSYRQTRVPSAGETLLAFTDGLAELSDPLETPDARVRKRIDQGDLDPEVLVASLFADSDDEMRLDDRTAVAASL; from the coding sequence ATGAAGGACGGCGAGCCGGCCCGCATCCTGGTCCTCTCAAGCCGGCCGGACATTCTCCAGGCCGTCTCGGACGCCGCCGCGGAGATCGACCCGTCTCCCGAAGTGAGAGGGCTCTTCGGGCGACCTCTGACGGTGCTCCCGACGGATCTCATCCTGGTGGACATCGCCGAGCCGCGCGCAACGATGCCGTATCTGCACCGGCGCTTCGGCGCCGCGTCGGCGCTTGTGGCGCTCATCGACGGTGCGTGGATCGACCGTCTGGGCTCGGCGCTGGGCGAGGACTGGACCGACTACCTCTTCCATCCTCTCAACGCGGCCGAACTCGGCTTCGTGTGGCAAAAGCACACCTCGCCTGCCGAAGCGCCCGACCTGAACCTGGACCTCGACGAATCGGGGCACATACGCGTCGTTTTTCCGTCGAACGTGCGCTACCAGCGCGCCGTGGTGGAGAGGGTCGTCGTCGCATGCCGGCACCTCGCCGATCTGGATCGCGAGACGGCGTTCAGACTCCGGGTCACGCTCGGAGAGGCCGTGGCCAACGCGATCCTCTACGGGAGCGGGGACCGTGCCGGCGCCGTCGTGCGCGTCTCGGCGAAGGCGGACGCGGAGGGCCTGCGCGTGAAGGTCTCGGACGAGGGAAGCGGGTTCGACCCCGATGCCGTGCCGGATCCCGTATCGGCCGAAGGCATCGGCCGGCCGCGGGGGCGGGGCCTCTTCCTCTTGAGAAAGCTCGCGGACGGCGTGGCGTTCAACGAGACCGGCAACAGCGTCACCCTATCGTTCCGGGGGGCGCCGGATCCGCTCGTGAGGATCGAACCTCTCCTGAGACGCTTCGCCGAGGTCACGGGTCTCAGATTTCGGCTCGACCGGCTGTTCGAGGATGGATCGCAGGTGCTGTTCGACAGCTGGGAGAACGACGAGGCAGCGAGCCCTCCGCCGGAGATTCGGGAGACGTGGCCGCTGGGGGATGCGGGGCGGTTGCGCCTGGTCCACGAGTGGGCGAGTCGCGGCGATGCCGCCGCGACGCTGCTTGCGGGCTGGATCGGCGCCGTGGCCGAGGGCGAACAGTCACGGGAGCGGCTTCTCGCGCGACGGTTGCGCCGGGAGCGGGTACTGGCCGAGCTGGAGATCGCCCGGGACCTGCAACTGAAGCTTCTTCCGCCCCCGGAGGATTTCCGCGATCTCGGACGGATCGCGGCCCGCTGCGATCCGGCACTCTCCCTGGGCGGCGATTTCTACTACCTCGTCCGGCTCACCGGCGGTTGCCTGGGGGTCATGCTGGGCGACGTGAGTTCGCATGGCCCCTCCGCCGCGCTCATCATGGCCCGCACGCTGAGTGCCGTGGTCCTCGCGACGGGCGTGGAAGCCGAACCCGCGGCCGTCCTCGACGCCATGCACGGGCAGCTCCGGGCGGCGCTCGACGCGACCGAGATGTACATGACGCTCTTCTACGGGGTCATCGATCCCGGGCGCGGAGAGCTGCGCTACGCGAACGCGGGCCACCCGTACGCGTATCTGCTCGGATCGGACGGGATACGCCGTCTCGCCGCGCTCGATCCGCCGGTCGGCGTGGCCCCGGTCCGGTCGTACCGGCAGACACGGGTTCCGTCCGCGGGTGAGACGCTGTTGGCGTTCACCGATGGCCTCGCCGAACTGAGCGATCCCCTCGAAACACCCGATGCACGGGTGCGGAAGCGCATCGACCAAGGCGACCTCGATCCCGAGGTTCTCGTGGCGTCGCTCTTCGCGGACAGCGATGACGAGATGAGACTGGACGACCGGACGGCCGTCGCGGCTTCGCTGTGA
- the rsmA gene encoding 16S rRNA (adenine(1518)-N(6)/adenine(1519)-N(6))-dimethyltransferase RsmA codes for MTPGRTERPRPKRALGQNFLVDPNIQRKIVRELDPQPADVVLEVGPGHGELSQYLVGCCRRLILIEKDRDLAGGLRDRWGGRPDVVVVEGDALRLRLPNHVRGAAAVRVVSNVPYNITSPLVFAFLELEPAAIRIVLTVQREVAERIVAAPGIKAYGALSVGVQALADASLAFRVGRQAFRPVPAVDSAVVRLEPRPDAAEVDRVALRTLTRACFNRRRKQLQKTLRTASELKFSGDAEAVLAQLSIDPAVRPEMLDPPTFVRLAAALQARQSGGASR; via the coding sequence GTGACCCCCGGGAGGACCGAACGCCCCCGGCCGAAGCGCGCGCTCGGCCAGAACTTCCTGGTCGACCCGAACATTCAGCGCAAGATCGTGCGCGAACTCGATCCTCAGCCCGCGGACGTCGTGCTCGAGGTCGGACCGGGGCACGGAGAACTGAGCCAGTACCTCGTCGGCTGTTGCCGTCGCCTCATCCTCATCGAGAAGGATCGCGATCTTGCCGGCGGGCTCCGCGACCGCTGGGGAGGGCGGCCGGACGTGGTTGTGGTGGAAGGCGACGCACTTCGCCTCCGACTCCCGAACCACGTGCGGGGCGCCGCCGCAGTGCGCGTGGTGTCGAACGTCCCGTACAACATCACTTCACCCCTCGTCTTCGCCTTTCTCGAACTCGAGCCGGCCGCCATCCGCATCGTGCTCACGGTGCAGAGAGAAGTGGCGGAGCGAATCGTCGCAGCGCCGGGGATCAAGGCGTACGGCGCGCTCTCCGTCGGGGTGCAGGCGCTGGCGGACGCGTCGCTCGCCTTCCGGGTGGGCCGGCAGGCGTTCCGTCCCGTCCCCGCGGTCGATTCGGCGGTGGTTCGCCTGGAACCGCGGCCGGACGCCGCCGAAGTGGACCGCGTGGCGCTCAGGACGTTGACGCGCGCGTGCTTCAACCGCCGCCGGAAGCAGCTGCAGAAGACGCTGCGGACGGCTTCGGAGCTGAAGTTCTCGGGAGATGCGGAGGCTGTGTTGGCGCAACTCTCGATCGATCCCGCGGTGCGCCCGGAGATGCTCGATCCCCCCACTTTCGTGCGTCTGGCCGCGGCGCTTCAGGCGAGGCAGAGCGGGGGCGCGTCGCGTTGA
- a CDS encoding STAS domain-containing protein translates to MTFSIEQAGAHTLVGVGGQLTINNRGEFKERVLARLADGDTDFVIDFTEADYIDSSGLGVLVSLSKYIRDTGGRLTLTGLNEDLQRLFALTRLDSLFEIAESRAAALGES, encoded by the coding sequence GAGCCCATACCCTCGTCGGCGTGGGCGGCCAACTCACGATCAACAACCGCGGTGAATTCAAGGAGCGCGTGCTCGCGCGTCTGGCGGATGGCGATACCGACTTCGTGATCGACTTCACCGAGGCCGACTACATCGACTCCTCCGGCCTGGGGGTCCTCGTCAGTCTCTCCAAGTACATCCGCGACACCGGAGGGCGCCTCACGCTGACAGGGTTGAACGAGGATCTTCAGCGGCTCTTCGCCCTGACCCGACTGGACTCGCTGTTCGAGATCGCCGAGTCCCGGGCAGCCGCGCTCGGCGAGTCCTGA
- a CDS encoding redox-sensing transcriptional repressor Rex, giving the protein MSGRISDSTVRRLSLYLRMLRDLERAGAEFVSSSQLAEPSGATSAQVRKDLSHFGSFGKRGRGYSVDGLVRALEEILGLSRSWRIALVGVGKIGSALLGYGGLAARGFDVVAAFDVDEAKVGTRAYGLRIRPMKDLRPVIAECRAEIGVVATPTEVAAEIAAELERAGVGAILNFAPIELSEVNGVPIRTVDIVLELEGLSYLMSEAGRRTRSDA; this is encoded by the coding sequence ATGAGCGGCAGAATTTCCGATTCGACGGTTCGACGCCTCTCCCTGTACCTCCGCATGTTGCGCGACCTTGAGCGAGCCGGCGCGGAGTTCGTGTCCAGTTCTCAGCTTGCCGAGCCCTCGGGGGCCACCTCGGCCCAGGTCCGGAAAGACCTGAGCCACTTCGGCTCATTCGGGAAACGTGGGCGAGGATACTCGGTCGACGGGCTCGTGCGGGCGCTGGAGGAGATCCTCGGGCTCTCGCGCAGTTGGAGGATCGCGCTGGTGGGCGTCGGCAAGATCGGGTCGGCGCTGCTGGGGTACGGCGGGCTGGCGGCGCGCGGATTCGATGTCGTCGCGGCCTTCGATGTCGACGAGGCGAAGGTCGGGACTCGGGCCTACGGACTCAGGATTCGTCCCATGAAGGACCTCCGGCCGGTCATCGCGGAGTGTCGGGCGGAGATCGGGGTCGTCGCGACCCCGACGGAGGTGGCGGCCGAGATCGCCGCGGAACTTGAGCGCGCAGGCGTGGGCGCGATCCTGAACTTCGCACCGATCGAACTCTCGGAGGTGAACGGGGTGCCGATCCGGACGGTGGACATCGTGCTCGAACTCGAAGGGTTGAGCTACCTGATGTCCGAGGCGGGTCGGCGTACCCGGAGCGACGCGTGA